One segment of Leptospiraceae bacterium DNA contains the following:
- a CDS encoding FtsX-like permease family protein, whose product MNHRLTYLFLVEYFRTHKVKTFFSLLGIILSVALFVTTTFNGERAEKTLVDFSLGYFGDKFQAKIKNQNDRIGIEDSVIEKIFYDEDLRFIQGISPRIQKSVTILDETSKEKNANGINVIYQGIDLIKETSEIKLKPTKSCENSSCENTKTFISSALYEKLGKTNFSFLFDGVYYKVDDAEVIDSEGGIFILEDLSFTKERFGRINYSFLLLSIPDLNQKNLALLKSKVNLYYPLFDIETSEEIRARATNVLKSFHLNLIIISMISVLIAFFMVSNTMSGIFINRKRELGILRCLGTSRGENLFLFLLQSLILGILGTCFGILLGVFFSKYSFFNGESTVTDMNQSISYSRLPLRIIVISSIIGVIGSLVSGLFPAIRSSRLQPITIVREDPNLLPSFSYRLLFYFGLGIIFLAYLCSNIKLSFSIPVFGLLAIGMIIIGQTLCFPYLMQLFMKKVNWILGFTKDSFIELRIGFEEVLQNASKNTLTAATLMLGVSLIISLSVLTGSYEKSIIDWTDREFPFDYSIINQTDLDTGTDYGIPVSLRDTISKIENIEEVDVFILNTKAEVGDKIFTIHTYDMELAQIRETKKGINSYPTMDYEKDIIISANMAYLNNLKIGDHLKINSNIGIQELNIVGTKEHFFSENGTIMMDYRLFEKLFGIDSYRSIRVNLIDKTNSANTIKILEEAIAFDSNLKIINSQELKEIYIGGVRKVFKVLESLKYTAAVIAFVSLFSSILYNLGDKLRFFGVIRSIGGGEIQLQKIIFAENLFLTFFGTFMGVVSSFLLNPIIIYIINKSAFGWTLTVEIPYILIGFCFISVPFVTFLGTLYPFFLLKKLSLREILSYE is encoded by the coding sequence TTGAATCATCGTTTAACATATCTTTTTTTGGTAGAATATTTTAGAACTCATAAGGTAAAAACTTTTTTTTCCCTTTTGGGAATAATACTCAGTGTAGCATTATTTGTAACAACGACGTTCAATGGAGAAAGAGCAGAGAAAACTTTGGTTGATTTCTCTTTAGGATATTTCGGCGATAAGTTCCAAGCAAAGATAAAAAATCAAAATGATAGAATTGGAATAGAAGATTCAGTAATTGAAAAAATTTTTTATGACGAGGATCTTCGTTTTATTCAAGGGATTTCTCCTCGAATTCAAAAATCAGTTACAATTTTAGATGAAACGAGTAAGGAAAAGAATGCAAATGGAATTAATGTAATTTACCAAGGGATTGATTTAATAAAAGAAACATCCGAAATAAAGTTAAAACCAACTAAATCTTGCGAGAATTCCTCTTGTGAAAATACAAAAACTTTTATAAGCTCTGCCCTTTATGAAAAGTTAGGAAAAACTAATTTTTCATTTTTATTTGATGGAGTCTATTACAAAGTTGATGATGCAGAAGTAATCGATTCAGAAGGAGGAATTTTTATATTAGAAGATTTGAGTTTTACAAAAGAACGATTTGGGCGAATAAATTACAGTTTTTTATTACTTTCTATTCCAGACTTAAACCAAAAGAATTTGGCATTATTAAAATCAAAAGTAAATTTGTATTACCCGTTATTTGATATAGAAACATCAGAAGAAATTCGCGCACGTGCAACAAATGTTTTAAAGTCGTTTCACTTAAACTTAATTATAATATCTATGATATCAGTCCTGATTGCTTTCTTTATGGTTTCCAATACTATGAGTGGGATTTTTATTAACCGCAAACGAGAACTTGGAATTTTGCGTTGCCTTGGGACAAGTAGGGGAGAAAATCTATTTTTATTTCTTTTACAATCTTTAATTTTAGGTATTCTCGGTACTTGTTTTGGAATTTTACTAGGTGTATTTTTTTCTAAGTATTCTTTTTTTAATGGAGAGTCTACAGTAACTGATATGAATCAATCCATTTCGTACAGTAGATTGCCATTACGAATTATTGTAATTAGCTCCATCATTGGCGTAATTGGTTCTCTTGTTTCGGGGTTATTTCCTGCTATCCGCTCATCTCGATTACAGCCAATTACAATTGTAAGAGAAGATCCGAATCTTTTGCCTAGTTTTAGTTATAGGCTTTTGTTTTACTTTGGATTAGGTATTATATTTCTAGCCTATTTGTGTTCTAATATTAAACTTTCATTTTCTATTCCTGTTTTTGGACTGCTTGCCATTGGTATGATTATAATTGGGCAAACACTTTGTTTTCCTTATTTAATGCAATTATTTATGAAAAAAGTAAATTGGATTTTGGGATTTACAAAAGATTCATTTATAGAACTTCGAATTGGTTTTGAGGAAGTTTTGCAAAATGCTTCCAAAAATACTCTTACGGCTGCCACGTTAATGCTTGGGGTTTCTCTTATTATCTCCTTGTCCGTATTGACTGGTAGTTACGAAAAGTCTATTATAGATTGGACAGATAGAGAGTTTCCATTTGATTATTCTATTATCAATCAAACTGATTTAGATACAGGGACTGATTATGGAATTCCAGTTTCTCTAAGAGATACAATTTCGAAAATAGAAAATATAGAAGAAGTTGATGTATTTATTTTAAATACAAAAGCAGAAGTAGGGGATAAAATTTTTACAATTCATACATATGATATGGAATTGGCGCAGATTCGGGAAACCAAAAAAGGAATCAATTCTTATCCAACTATGGATTATGAAAAAGACATCATTATTTCGGCTAATATGGCTTATCTGAACAATTTAAAAATTGGAGATCATTTAAAAATAAATTCCAATATTGGAATTCAAGAACTTAACATCGTAGGAACCAAAGAGCATTTTTTTTCCGAAAATGGTACAATTATGATGGACTATAGACTTTTTGAAAAATTGTTCGGAATAGATTCTTATCGCTCTATTCGTGTGAACTTAATAGATAAAACAAATTCAGCCAATACAATAAAAATACTAGAAGAAGCGATTGCTTTTGATTCAAATTTAAAAATTATTAATTCACAGGAACTAAAAGAAATTTACATCGGAGGAGTGCGAAAGGTTTTTAAAGTTTTAGAATCTCTCAAGTATACAGCTGCCGTTATCGCATTTGTTTCGCTTTTTTCTTCGATTCTTTATAATTTAGGAGATAAACTTCGCTTTTTCGGAGTTATTCGATCGATCGGTGGAGGGGAAATTCAATTACAAAAAATTATTTTTGCTGAAAACTTGTTTTTAACTTTTTTTGGAACTTTCATGGGAGTTGTATCCTCTTTTTTATTAAATCCGATTATCATCTATATAATCAATAAATCCGCCTTTGGTTGGACTCTTACAGTGGAGATTCCATATATATTGATAGGTTTTTGCTTTATTTCTGTCCCATTCGTTACATTTTTAGGGACTTTGTATCCATTTTTCTTGTTAAAAAAATTAAGTTTACGAGAAATCCTTTCCTATGAATGA